aaaaatattatagcaataGAATAAATCAGTAATGCATTCTGATTTTTTCTAACCAAATGTCTGAGTTTTAATGTGTTtaacattatattcatttaCCCCAGACATTTTCACTTGAAGTcgttgtaaataatattcattgaattaaaattatgtcataaattattttatttacatgaaataataaacatatgttaACTTATCTAAGACTTAGTAATTTCACAAGGGAACCATTATAATCTTTTGTCACATTTTCAGTATTTCAccataaacttatttaattattattaacccgTAAAAGTTATCATAAAACtgcgtatatattttgtaagccatatgaattaaatgattattatattgtcCAATATGGACATATTTTCGAGCGATTTTTTAAGCTGAGACGGTTGTAGAGTCTGATCCTTCAACCGGAGCAGGTGAAGCGGCATTTGTGGTTGTTTTTTGAACTTTTTCTGCAGGAGACTGACTAACAGCTTCTGTAGTAGTTGATTGTCCGACGACTTCAGATGAACTTGATTGCTCAGGAGCTGAAGTAGAAGACGATGATTCAGCGGATTGTTCTGGTGCAGAAGTAGAGGTCTGTACTACCGAAGCGGGAGAAACTTCAGTTGATGACTGAGCAGAGGTTGCTTTTGAAGCTACTTCAGTACTCACATTTATGTTAGCTGGTTCAGGGTCATTGCCTTCAGATTTTGTTTCTGATTTCTTCGCATCACTTGAAGACGTTTTAGAGTCTTTAGTAATTGGTACTGTTTTAAGCAATTCATCTGCTGACATGACAGTTTCAGTAGGTTTATCTGCTGTTTTTGCTGTTTTAGCTTCTACTGTTGTAGATGCAGAATCCGCGCTATCAGCGACTTTTAAGGCGCGACCTGATTTTTCAGCTGGATTTGATAAGGCTGGTGATGGTACTGGTGATCTGGGCAGATGATCGCCTATTGGCTGGAATCCATTTTCATCCGCAATATACCTGTTTT
The window above is part of the Vanessa tameamea isolate UH-Manoa-2023 chromosome 6, ilVanTame1 primary haplotype, whole genome shotgun sequence genome. Proteins encoded here:
- the LOC113393581 gene encoding osteocalcin 2-like, with protein sequence MYSKYIIIASFVFSGVFARPSDSPPEKEQPTVIPIVSQSDELESNGTYKFSYETGNGIKREEIAYEKVLSKGREASSKEKGEDDDESDEIHVQQGSYSYTAPDGTVITLRYIADENGFQPIGDHLPRSPVPSPALSNPAEKSGRALKVADSADSASTTVEAKTAKTADKPTETVMSADELLKTVPITKDSKTSSSDAKKSETKSEGNDPEPANINVSTEVASKATSAQSSTEVSPASVVQTSTSAPEQSAESSSSTSAPEQSSSSEVVGQSTTTEAVSQSPAEKVQKTTTNAASPAPVEGSDSTTVSA